In Listeria monocytogenes, the following proteins share a genomic window:
- the nrdR gene encoding transcriptional regulator NrdR: MRCPTCQYNGTRVVDSRPADDGNSIRRRRECEKCGFRFTTFEKVEESPLIVVKKDGAREEFAREKVRRGLIRACEKRPVSAEQIEEIVNEVERELRNIGDSEIASDLIGEKVMNKLANLDEVAYVRFASVYRQFKDISVFVEELKDLMEKNKDR; this comes from the coding sequence GTGAGATGTCCTACTTGTCAATATAATGGTACACGTGTTGTAGACTCAAGACCGGCAGATGATGGCAATTCCATCCGAAGACGGCGTGAATGTGAAAAATGCGGATTTCGTTTTACTACTTTTGAAAAGGTAGAAGAGAGTCCTTTAATAGTTGTGAAAAAAGACGGAGCAAGAGAAGAATTTGCTCGTGAAAAAGTGCGACGCGGCTTAATAAGAGCATGTGAAAAACGACCAGTTAGCGCAGAACAAATTGAAGAAATTGTCAATGAGGTAGAACGTGAACTGCGAAATATTGGAGACAGCGAAATAGCGTCTGACTTAATTGGTGAAAAAGTGATGAATAAATTAGCGAATCTCGATGAAGTTGCCTACGTGCGCTTCGCTTCGGTGTATCGCCAATTTAAAGATATTAGTGTGTTTGTAGAAGAGTTAAAAGATTTAATGGAAAAAAATAAAGATAGGTGA